In one window of Lewinella sp. 4G2 DNA:
- a CDS encoding TIGR04283 family arsenosugar biosynthesis glycosyltransferase, with translation MEAIPSFQSSSPWCSVIIPTLNEAATLPATLEALGDVQGEGGLEVIVVDGGSEDSTLAVARSYGCSTLLGTRGRARQMNAGAMIAKGPFLWFLHADTIVPPNWESELRDAIDLGLPAAFRLRFDYQKRYSPLRLYGYLSRFDLQAFRFGDQSLLVASADFKSVGGFDEGMELLEDNDLIRRLKQHCGGFHLLGATVTTSARKYRKHGVVYTQLVFVGLYLAYRLGAKNDRLLGWYRRAFG, from the coding sequence TTGGAAGCTATTCCTTCATTCCAATCTTCTTCTCCCTGGTGTTCCGTCATCATTCCTACGTTGAACGAGGCGGCTACCCTGCCAGCGACCCTCGAAGCTTTGGGCGACGTTCAAGGTGAGGGAGGTCTGGAGGTGATCGTTGTCGACGGAGGAAGTGAGGATAGTACCCTAGCCGTCGCTCGGTCCTACGGTTGCTCCACTTTGCTTGGCACCCGCGGCCGCGCCCGACAAATGAATGCGGGAGCTATGATTGCAAAAGGACCTTTTCTTTGGTTCCTGCACGCCGATACCATCGTTCCTCCAAACTGGGAAAGCGAGCTGAGGGATGCGATAGATCTGGGTCTACCGGCGGCATTTCGGCTGCGGTTTGATTATCAAAAACGGTATTCTCCCCTCCGGTTATATGGGTACTTAAGCCGTTTTGACCTGCAAGCTTTTCGCTTTGGCGACCAGTCGCTTTTGGTAGCCAGCGCTGATTTCAAGTCCGTTGGAGGGTTCGACGAAGGGATGGAGTTATTGGAAGACAACGATCTGATCCGTCGCTTGAAACAGCATTGCGGCGGCTTTCACTTGCTGGGCGCAACGGTGACGACTTCGGCCAGGAAGTACCGAAAACACGGGGTAGTTTATACGCAATTGGTCTTCGTGGGGCTTTACCTCGCTTACCGATTGGGAGCCAAAAACGATCGACTATTGGGGTGGTACCGACGGGCTTTCGGATAG
- a CDS encoding aldose epimerase family protein, protein MSSIKKDDFGVVPGQGNADLFTLINRHGNTVKISTYGATITSIVIDGAEMVIGYDNLEGYLGDHPYFGACIGRYGNRIAKAQFSLNGHTYELVPNEGIHQLHGGPEGFDKQVWMVEGTTDMAGTTLVLKHVSEDGHMGFPGRLTVLCSYTWDDDNALTIDYSATSDQDTILNLTNHAYFNIGAAPTVRGQEMQLWASQYTPIDDEGIPTGEIQPVDGTPFDFRVAKPIDKDLHGEHPQVQRTNGYDHNFVVDDYDGTLRKVAHLRDPETGRQLSCFTTEPGLQVFTANFAAGQFTGRDGQAFPTNGAICLETQHFPNSPNQANFRTPYLGKNLMYETKTVYRFS, encoded by the coding sequence ATGAGTTCAATTAAAAAAGACGACTTTGGCGTCGTCCCCGGTCAGGGCAACGCAGACCTTTTCACGCTGATCAACCGCCACGGTAACACCGTAAAGATCAGCACCTACGGAGCTACGATCACATCAATCGTTATCGACGGTGCCGAAATGGTAATCGGGTACGATAACTTGGAAGGTTACCTCGGTGACCACCCCTACTTTGGAGCCTGCATCGGCAGGTACGGTAACCGGATCGCCAAAGCTCAGTTTTCACTGAACGGGCATACCTACGAACTCGTCCCCAACGAAGGAATTCACCAATTGCACGGCGGGCCGGAAGGCTTCGACAAACAAGTCTGGATGGTGGAGGGCACCACCGATATGGCCGGCACTACCTTGGTGCTCAAGCACGTGAGTGAGGATGGGCACATGGGGTTCCCCGGTCGACTCACCGTACTCTGTTCCTATACCTGGGATGACGATAACGCACTGACGATTGATTACTCCGCCACCTCGGACCAGGACACGATTCTTAATCTCACGAACCACGCCTATTTCAATATCGGAGCGGCGCCTACCGTTCGGGGCCAGGAGATGCAGCTCTGGGCGAGCCAATACACGCCCATCGATGATGAAGGCATTCCTACGGGAGAAATTCAGCCAGTTGACGGTACTCCTTTTGATTTTAGGGTGGCAAAACCCATCGACAAGGACCTCCACGGTGAGCACCCGCAGGTACAACGAACAAACGGGTACGACCACAACTTTGTAGTTGATGATTATGATGGCACCCTTCGGAAGGTAGCTCATCTGCGTGACCCGGAGACCGGCCGGCAGCTTAGCTGTTTCACTACCGAGCCGGGGCTACAGGTCTTCACGGCCAATTTCGCTGCGGGCCAGTTTACGGGGCGCGACGGCCAGGCCTTTCCTACGAATGGCGCCATCTGTTTGGAAACCCAGCACTTCCCCAACTCCCCCAATCAAGCCAACTTCCGCACCCCATATCTCGGTAAAAATTTGATGTACGAAACCAAGACGGTTTACCGGTTCAGCTAA
- a CDS encoding methylmalonyl-CoA mutase family protein: protein MSLSDLNFDSWTTTLSDQLSGKSIYDLDDDLSALPGTQQLPYRVGAYIDEGSYGEMNRYAQAEIERGAEALLFRLYRQPDTAAIRRILKNIDPTVTELHCSLRYPGQDPAELFRDLITYLRAEGIDLSKVRGSIDFDPLLDWSDAPFPPLVRLLSFVNRWMPGFAVLQVNAAGFNNGTDVADAEIALALSKGAAYLKAIQDHGYSPTIAAQHLKFAVTVGTSFHGDVAKLRTLRALWPKVLAEFGVSDTVATQIGAHTDITTMTGDWEENQELLLQQARSMALGGADVAFLTPLEQVDDTPTVRARNYAIDVHRSQGSDADLQAVETQLATVTSALTEAVWSEYQSLVEQGGFATAVEL from the coding sequence ATGTCCTTATCCGATTTAAACTTTGATTCCTGGACGACGACTTTGTCGGATCAATTATCCGGGAAGTCTATCTACGATTTGGATGATGACCTTTCGGCACTCCCCGGCACACAGCAATTACCCTACCGCGTTGGTGCTTACATCGACGAAGGTTCCTACGGGGAAATGAACCGCTACGCCCAGGCGGAGATCGAGCGAGGAGCGGAAGCTTTACTTTTCCGGCTTTACCGGCAACCGGATACGGCCGCAATTCGGCGGATCTTGAAAAATATCGACCCGACGGTTACGGAACTTCACTGTAGTCTGCGCTACCCCGGTCAGGACCCCGCGGAGTTATTCCGGGACCTCATCACCTACCTCCGGGCGGAAGGAATAGACCTGAGCAAAGTGAGAGGTTCTATCGACTTTGATCCTTTACTGGATTGGTCCGACGCTCCTTTTCCGCCACTCGTGCGCCTCCTTAGTTTCGTGAACCGGTGGATGCCTGGCTTTGCCGTCCTCCAGGTGAACGCCGCCGGTTTCAATAACGGTACGGACGTGGCGGACGCCGAAATCGCCCTTGCGCTATCCAAAGGGGCCGCCTACCTAAAGGCTATTCAGGATCACGGTTACTCACCGACTATTGCGGCTCAACACCTGAAATTTGCGGTAACCGTTGGCACTTCCTTTCACGGAGATGTAGCCAAGTTGCGAACGCTGCGCGCGCTGTGGCCAAAGGTACTGGCCGAGTTCGGCGTATCCGACACCGTAGCTACCCAGATCGGGGCGCATACGGACATCACCACCATGACGGGTGACTGGGAAGAGAATCAGGAACTGCTTTTGCAGCAAGCGCGGTCCATGGCCCTGGGCGGTGCGGACGTTGCCTTCCTTACCCCGCTGGAGCAAGTTGATGATACCCCAACCGTAAGGGCAAGAAATTACGCCATCGACGTACACCGCAGCCAAGGGAGCGACGCCGACCTACAAGCAGTTGAAACTCAGTTAGCGACCGTCACCTCAGCACTAACGGAAGCCGTTTGGTCGGAATATCAATCTTTGGTGGAGCAGGGAGGCTTTGCCACGGCGGTTGAACTTTAG
- a CDS encoding response regulator — MQYRFQLIFLLIVGWWAFAHAQQPTLTFVNYNTEDGLRNNSINSLAKDQTGYLWLATSRGLYRFDGYRFKEFLHSSTDSTSLPDNSVSVVFADDQDRVWVGTQEGGVALYDRSLDQFTSFNNADRPRKRISHNQITGIDQLSDGTIIVTTAAGYNLFDEGTRTFRMRVEAGGVGLLELSGPALADTLRSIVARSHLPAPARAPNSSRIISGAAPKSEESTYARLVRWSGYVYYDSRQAYASFEKHFTQEETRHLWPLIQPHLEPEVKKNTGLNGYADISALHVDDEDNIFLGYKCGGIGIIKPGASEPEILRHNMRSTTLECEQVNGLYRDGDTLYAGLLRNGLITLDLPTGRESKPAMSSAAATFYGVAGRGEDLYFATTSGLIIYHKKTGSYEQLQRAHNHDWTIIASECAAVLPDEEGVIWVGHYAFGLSKATPAQAIRSNPEPGGEPLPEGMRSASTFLQDAHGNLWVGYFEGGLRKLDATTLEERGLYLIDNANGIRRSSIFTLHEGRDGTLWAGGYDSGLLRYDVAEDTWSVYPNSRAIFGGNDIRSIVEDERGRLYVAVHGVGVTELNPQTGEHRSFPADLGARYTPYIFDLMIDRQDRLWMAGVGGVFRLDAERESIVALIRPSETGSQSFFHRANTIAQSADGNIWVGTQEGLLSLNEAGEHRADLSIPEQLQAHAVLNLQFEGAGGTGRLWMDQEEQLCAFDPTTGAFSLYEPPAHYQATLYRKGASARLGDGDLLFGYNNGLLRFTPTKLAEPGIPATPSITSAELFQTGQQKEFIALAPGETLSLPNDNQGFSLNLSTFYYPQPSAVEYEVRLQPLGGEWQNLTGDAPEYSLYHLPPGEHTVEFRASLASRKAYSDVATLNIEVAAPWYASNWAYALYGFAILLALYGYQRFIKTREALRQSVTIARLKTENTQEMATSKARFFVNVSHELRTPLTLINGPLTELMKPTEPTSGQRQKLYRLMHRNTQRLQRLVDRLLDIQKIENESPDLRFEEGDIVAYLRLLVESFHPRAQSAGVELRESLPEMITRVNYSPEVVDRICTNLLSNAIKFTPEGGTVQFRALILEGESGRELLINVIDDGPGIPKDEQQYLFERFYRGTNGQKIAGSGVGLSIVKQYTEQIGGEVSCLSDVGQGATFKVRLPLHPAVVKANPTIDEETLGQVTIDKVDDQRPHVLIIDDDADVRELLRFGCETTYQVSEAADGLEALERAEALQPDLILTDLMMPGLDGIGVCKAIKENPRTSHLPVILLTARHSDSARTLALEAGANDFLTKPFELDHVLNKIENTLQTLAAARRKWVAEPETLQPEDFPVVDTDVVFLRQLREYVEENMDAPEMSTDALFRHLAVSRSVCYTKVKALTGLPLQAYIKELRIGRARQLLEMTDIPVGEVAFRTGFKTTQHFSRSFKEVAGSSPTKFRAMHRPE, encoded by the coding sequence ATGCAATACAGATTTCAATTAATTTTCCTCCTAATCGTGGGGTGGTGGGCGTTTGCACACGCTCAGCAACCAACGCTCACCTTCGTTAACTACAATACGGAGGATGGGCTGCGGAACAACTCCATCAACAGCCTGGCCAAAGACCAAACGGGTTATCTCTGGCTAGCCACCAGCCGGGGACTCTACCGTTTCGATGGTTACCGTTTCAAAGAGTTCCTGCACTCCAGTACCGACTCCACCTCATTGCCAGACAACTCCGTATCGGTTGTATTTGCCGACGATCAGGATCGGGTATGGGTCGGTACCCAGGAGGGCGGCGTAGCGCTCTACGACCGGTCACTAGACCAATTCACCAGCTTCAACAACGCCGACCGGCCCCGGAAACGGATCAGCCATAATCAGATCACCGGCATCGACCAATTGAGTGACGGCACCATCATCGTCACTACCGCGGCGGGGTACAATTTATTCGACGAGGGCACCCGTACGTTTCGGATGCGAGTGGAAGCCGGAGGGGTGGGTTTATTAGAGTTGTCCGGCCCCGCGTTGGCGGATACCCTGCGGTCAATCGTTGCCCGTTCCCATTTGCCCGCACCTGCGCGAGCGCCCAACTCGTCCCGTATTATATCGGGAGCAGCGCCCAAATCCGAGGAATCGACCTACGCCAGACTCGTCCGGTGGAGTGGTTACGTCTATTACGATAGCCGGCAGGCCTACGCCAGTTTTGAAAAGCATTTTACGCAGGAAGAAACCCGGCACCTCTGGCCCCTCATTCAACCGCATTTGGAACCGGAGGTAAAGAAGAATACGGGGCTGAACGGTTACGCGGACATCTCTGCCCTCCACGTTGACGACGAGGATAATATCTTTTTGGGTTACAAATGTGGTGGGATTGGCATCATCAAACCGGGGGCGAGTGAGCCGGAGATTCTCCGCCATAACATGCGGAGTACCACCCTGGAGTGCGAACAGGTGAACGGTCTGTACCGGGATGGGGATACCCTTTACGCCGGTTTATTACGCAATGGGTTGATTACGCTGGACCTCCCGACCGGCCGGGAAAGTAAACCCGCAATGAGTAGTGCGGCCGCGACATTCTACGGTGTGGCCGGCAGGGGAGAGGACCTCTACTTCGCAACGACCTCCGGGCTGATCATCTACCACAAAAAGACGGGATCGTACGAGCAACTACAACGAGCACACAACCACGACTGGACCATCATTGCCAGCGAATGCGCTGCCGTACTACCAGATGAAGAAGGCGTAATTTGGGTTGGGCACTACGCTTTTGGCCTGAGTAAAGCGACGCCCGCACAGGCGATCCGAAGTAATCCAGAACCAGGTGGAGAACCCCTTCCGGAAGGTATGCGCTCCGCCAGTACCTTCCTGCAGGATGCTCACGGTAACCTCTGGGTAGGTTACTTTGAAGGCGGCCTACGAAAGCTGGACGCCACCACTCTCGAAGAACGAGGGCTCTACCTGATCGACAACGCCAATGGTATCCGACGTTCTTCCATCTTCACCCTCCACGAAGGGCGGGATGGTACCCTGTGGGCGGGTGGGTACGATAGCGGCTTACTGCGGTACGATGTTGCGGAGGACACCTGGTCGGTCTATCCCAACAGCCGCGCCATCTTTGGGGGGAATGACATTCGGAGTATCGTAGAAGACGAGCGTGGAAGACTTTACGTCGCCGTCCACGGGGTAGGCGTGACGGAACTGAACCCACAAACGGGAGAGCACCGCAGCTTCCCAGCGGATCTCGGTGCCCGGTACACCCCGTACATTTTTGACCTGATGATTGACCGCCAGGATCGACTCTGGATGGCGGGCGTTGGCGGAGTATTTCGGCTGGACGCGGAGCGGGAATCCATCGTAGCTCTGATTAGGCCCAGTGAAACGGGCAGCCAATCTTTCTTCCACCGAGCGAACACCATTGCGCAGTCAGCGGATGGTAACATTTGGGTAGGCACTCAGGAAGGCCTTTTGAGTCTGAATGAAGCCGGTGAGCACCGAGCGGACCTATCCATCCCAGAACAGCTCCAGGCACACGCCGTTCTCAACCTCCAGTTTGAAGGGGCCGGGGGAACGGGCCGGCTCTGGATGGATCAGGAAGAACAGCTTTGCGCCTTCGACCCGACGACGGGCGCCTTCAGTTTGTACGAGCCACCGGCTCACTACCAGGCGACGCTCTATCGCAAAGGCGCCAGCGCACGCTTAGGCGACGGTGATCTGCTGTTTGGGTACAATAATGGACTGTTGCGATTCACCCCCACTAAATTGGCCGAACCGGGCATCCCCGCTACTCCGAGCATCACCAGTGCCGAATTATTCCAAACCGGGCAGCAGAAAGAATTCATTGCTTTAGCACCGGGAGAGACCCTGAGCTTACCCAACGATAATCAAGGTTTTTCCCTCAACCTGAGTACTTTTTATTACCCACAACCTTCGGCGGTAGAGTACGAAGTGCGGCTGCAGCCCCTTGGCGGAGAGTGGCAAAATCTGACGGGCGACGCGCCGGAATATTCCCTTTATCACCTTCCACCGGGGGAACATACGGTGGAATTCCGCGCCTCACTGGCCAGTAGAAAAGCCTACTCCGACGTTGCTACGCTGAACATCGAGGTGGCGGCGCCCTGGTACGCTAGTAACTGGGCTTACGCACTGTACGGCTTCGCTATTTTGCTGGCGCTGTATGGCTACCAACGCTTCATCAAAACGCGGGAGGCCCTGCGGCAATCCGTCACCATTGCCCGGCTGAAAACGGAGAACACTCAGGAAATGGCCACGTCGAAGGCGCGGTTTTTCGTGAACGTCAGCCACGAACTACGGACGCCACTGACGCTCATCAACGGCCCACTTACGGAACTGATGAAACCCACCGAACCAACGAGTGGGCAGCGGCAAAAACTCTACCGGCTGATGCACCGGAATACCCAACGCCTACAACGTTTGGTGGACCGGTTGCTTGACATCCAGAAGATCGAAAATGAATCGCCGGACCTCCGCTTTGAAGAGGGGGATATTGTGGCTTACCTCCGGTTGTTGGTGGAGTCCTTTCACCCACGCGCTCAATCCGCCGGGGTGGAACTTAGAGAAAGTCTGCCGGAGATGATCACCCGCGTTAACTACAGCCCGGAAGTAGTGGATCGCATTTGCACCAATCTGCTCTCCAATGCCATCAAGTTCACGCCTGAAGGGGGGACCGTACAATTTCGCGCATTGATCCTGGAGGGAGAAAGTGGCCGCGAACTCCTCATCAACGTGATCGACGATGGCCCCGGCATCCCGAAGGACGAGCAGCAGTACCTGTTTGAACGCTTCTACCGAGGAACTAACGGGCAAAAAATCGCCGGATCCGGTGTCGGCCTCTCCATCGTGAAGCAATACACGGAACAGATTGGTGGTGAAGTTTCCTGCCTGAGTGACGTGGGGCAGGGAGCCACCTTCAAGGTCCGGTTACCGCTTCACCCCGCCGTTGTCAAAGCCAACCCCACTATCGACGAGGAAACTTTAGGCCAGGTGACTATCGATAAAGTTGACGATCAACGACCCCACGTTTTGATCATTGACGACGACGCGGACGTACGCGAACTGCTCCGCTTCGGTTGCGAGACCACCTACCAGGTAAGTGAAGCAGCCGACGGCCTGGAAGCGCTGGAACGCGCCGAAGCCCTTCAACCCGATTTGATCTTGACCGACCTGATGATGCCCGGCCTAGACGGTATTGGGGTATGCAAAGCCATCAAAGAAAACCCGCGGACGAGCCACTTACCGGTGATCCTCCTCACGGCGCGGCACAGCGATTCCGCCCGGACCCTGGCTTTGGAGGCGGGGGCTAACGATTTTCTCACGAAACCCTTTGAGCTTGACCACGTCCTCAACAAGATTGAGAACACACTCCAGACCCTGGCCGCCGCCCGGCGAAAGTGGGTCGCCGAACCCGAAACGCTCCAACCGGAAGACTTCCCCGTCGTGGATACTGACGTTGTTTTCCTGCGGCAGTTGCGGGAATACGTAGAGGAGAATATGGACGCTCCCGAAATGAGTACTGATGCGCTCTTCCGCCACCTGGCCGTGAGCCGATCCGTTTGCTACACGAAGGTGAAGGCACTGACGGGGCTGCCCCTGCAGGCTTACATCAAGGAACTACGCATCGGCCGGGCCCGGCAGTTGCTGGAGATGACGGACATCCCCGTGGGGGAGGTTGCCTTCCGAACTGGATTTAAAACAACACAGCACTTTAGCCGGAGCTTTAAGGAAGTGGCGGGGAGTAGCCCCACTAAGTTTCGGGCCATGCACCGGCCGGAGTGA
- the gpmI gene encoding 2,3-bisphosphoglycerate-independent phosphoglycerate mutase: MTNDKAFLIILDGWGIGARPEDDAIAQASTPVYDRIYRDCPHATLITYGEEVGLPEGQMGNSEVGHLNIGAGRVVYQSFARINKSIRDGELQHLKVLQDALTYARVNDKNVHFIGLLSDGGVHSHIKHLLRLTDIATEAGNEKIFIHAFMDGRDVSPTSGTGYLQQMNQHLAGKPTQLASVIGRFYAMDRDTRWERIRKAYDLMVQGIGTPSRDAVNSLQAWYDAGNTDEFADPIVMTNADGSPVATIEPGDVVINFNFRTDRPRQITRALTQEPFPDQAMVPIPNLRYVCLTQYDEKFTGVDVLFTPDDLNETIGEVVSKAGKTQVRIAETEKYAHVTFFFSGGQEDEFPGERRILIDSPRDVQTYDEKPEMGAYGIRDAIVQDLRENQPDFICLNFANTDMVGHTGNFAAAVKSAEVVDECLGDILRVTEELGYHVLVIADHGNSDEMRNPDGSVQTAHTTNPVPVIYVGPRADAKLAQNGKLGDVAPTLLELMRVEQPAAMSGSSLLKAQGS; the protein is encoded by the coding sequence ATGACGAACGACAAAGCATTTCTCATCATCCTCGACGGTTGGGGCATCGGAGCCCGCCCGGAAGACGACGCCATCGCCCAGGCCAGCACGCCCGTTTACGACCGCATCTACCGCGATTGCCCCCACGCGACGCTCATCACCTACGGGGAAGAAGTCGGCCTGCCCGAAGGCCAGATGGGAAATTCCGAAGTAGGTCACCTCAACATCGGGGCCGGCCGGGTCGTCTACCAGAGCTTCGCGCGCATCAATAAGAGTATTCGCGACGGGGAATTACAGCACCTCAAAGTCCTACAGGACGCCCTGACCTACGCCCGCGTCAACGATAAGAACGTTCACTTCATCGGCCTGCTGAGCGACGGTGGTGTCCACTCCCACATCAAGCACCTCTTACGGCTCACTGACATTGCGACCGAAGCCGGCAACGAAAAGATCTTCATTCATGCCTTCATGGACGGCCGCGACGTTTCCCCGACCTCCGGCACGGGTTACTTGCAACAGATGAATCAGCACCTCGCTGGTAAACCCACCCAACTGGCCTCGGTTATCGGCCGCTTCTACGCCATGGACCGCGACACTCGCTGGGAACGCATCCGCAAGGCCTACGATCTCATGGTCCAAGGTATCGGCACGCCTTCGCGCGATGCTGTCAACAGTCTGCAAGCCTGGTACGACGCCGGCAACACGGATGAGTTTGCGGACCCGATCGTCATGACGAACGCTGACGGCAGCCCCGTCGCGACCATCGAACCCGGCGACGTCGTCATCAACTTTAACTTCCGCACCGATCGCCCCCGCCAAATCACGAGGGCGCTGACGCAGGAGCCATTTCCGGACCAAGCGATGGTACCCATCCCCAATCTCCGGTACGTCTGCCTGACGCAGTACGACGAAAAATTCACCGGCGTGGACGTCCTCTTCACGCCGGACGACCTCAACGAAACCATCGGTGAAGTCGTCAGTAAAGCGGGCAAAACCCAGGTTCGGATCGCGGAAACAGAAAAGTACGCCCACGTCACCTTCTTCTTCAGCGGCGGCCAGGAAGATGAGTTCCCCGGCGAACGCCGCATCCTCATCGATTCCCCCCGCGACGTCCAGACCTACGACGAAAAGCCGGAAATGGGCGCCTACGGCATCCGCGACGCGATTGTTCAGGACCTCCGGGAAAATCAACCAGACTTCATCTGCCTCAACTTCGCCAACACTGATATGGTGGGTCACACGGGCAACTTCGCCGCCGCCGTCAAATCCGCCGAAGTGGTGGATGAATGCCTGGGCGACATCCTCCGCGTCACGGAAGAACTGGGCTACCACGTCCTCGTCATCGCCGACCACGGCAACTCCGACGAGATGCGCAACCCCGATGGCTCCGTACAGACTGCACATACGACCAACCCTGTACCCGTCATCTACGTAGGCCCCCGGGCGGACGCTAAGTTGGCCCAGAACGGCAAATTGGGAGACGTTGCCCCCACCCTCCTCGAACTGATGCGCGTAGAGCAACCAGCCGCTATGTCGGGGTCCAGCTTACTGAAGGCGCAAGGTTCTTAG
- a CDS encoding RsmD family RNA methyltransferase, translated as MRIISGKYKGRRFSPPADKWPTRPTTDYAKEGLFNVLNNWFYFEDQRFLDLFGGTGSHDYEFLSRGCTDVTYVDKHGPAVKFVERTIAALGEEEHIKIFRMDVFQFIKRPVRQPYTYIFAGPPYPLPNIPEIPDLVFAAGLLAPGGLFVLETNPHHDFADDPRCVEKRNYGKTIFWFFEHPKGEEE; from the coding sequence ATGCGCATCATTTCCGGAAAATACAAAGGCCGCCGCTTCAGCCCCCCCGCCGATAAATGGCCCACGCGGCCCACGACGGACTACGCCAAGGAAGGCCTGTTCAACGTGCTGAACAACTGGTTTTACTTTGAGGACCAGCGCTTTCTCGATCTGTTTGGCGGGACGGGTTCCCACGATTACGAGTTCCTCAGCCGTGGGTGCACGGACGTGACTTACGTAGATAAGCACGGCCCGGCCGTCAAATTTGTCGAGCGCACGATCGCAGCCCTGGGCGAGGAGGAGCACATCAAGATCTTCCGGATGGACGTATTTCAGTTCATCAAGCGGCCGGTGCGGCAGCCTTATACCTACATTTTTGCGGGGCCGCCGTACCCGTTGCCCAACATCCCGGAGATCCCCGATCTCGTTTTTGCGGCGGGCTTACTGGCGCCGGGCGGGCTCTTCGTCCTCGAAACCAACCCCCACCATGATTTTGCGGATGACCCGCGCTGCGTGGAGAAACGGAATTATGGGAAGACGATCTTTTGGTTTTTTGAGCACCCGAAGGGGGAGGAGGAGTAG
- a CDS encoding AMP-binding protein produces MSDQRPWLAQYPAGIPANIDTSPYPALKDLLAASTKKYANRVAFHCMGKDLTYKELDKKSTAFGAYLHYRGLQPGDKVALMMPNLLQYPIALHGILKAGLVIVNTNPLYTPREMKHQFTDAGVKGILIAENFAANLQQIIKDTEINTVITTSIGELLGFLKGGITNFVVRNVKNMVPKYDLPGAVTFSTALDEGTKHELPQFEANPDDTVALQYTGGTTGVSKGAMLTNKNLVANALQAKTWLASKMEEATDGRLLCPLPLYHIFALSVNCFGLFTHGIANVLITNPRDMSSLVKAFKDNKIAGLTGVNTLFNGMLNNPGFQKLDFRHLQLAVGGGMAVQRPVAEAWQKLTGVPLSEGYGLTEASPCTNMNPLNENQRIGTIGLPMSSTDMRIWNEDENRVATSEERGEIQVKGPQVMKGYYNRPDETAKVMQDGWLKTGDIGMMSEDGFFRIVDRKKDMILVSGFNVFPNEVEDVMAGHPKILECAAVGIPSEKSGEVVKLFVVKKDKSLTEKEVTEYARENLTGYKVPKAIEFREDLPKSNVGKILRRMLRE; encoded by the coding sequence ATGTCCGATCAACGCCCCTGGTTAGCGCAGTACCCCGCCGGGATCCCCGCCAATATTGACACCTCCCCTTACCCCGCCCTCAAAGACCTTCTGGCGGCCTCTACCAAAAAGTACGCCAACCGGGTAGCCTTCCACTGCATGGGAAAGGACCTGACCTATAAGGAACTGGACAAGAAATCAACCGCCTTCGGGGCCTACCTCCACTACCGGGGCCTTCAGCCGGGGGATAAAGTGGCGCTGATGATGCCCAACCTGTTGCAGTACCCCATCGCGCTACACGGCATCCTCAAAGCTGGCCTGGTGATCGTGAATACGAACCCACTCTACACGCCCCGGGAGATGAAACACCAGTTCACCGACGCCGGCGTGAAGGGCATTCTCATTGCCGAAAACTTTGCGGCTAACCTGCAACAGATCATTAAGGATACGGAGATCAATACCGTCATCACTACGAGCATCGGTGAGCTCCTCGGCTTCCTGAAAGGTGGCATTACCAACTTCGTCGTACGCAACGTGAAGAACATGGTGCCCAAGTACGACCTACCCGGCGCCGTCACGTTCTCTACTGCCCTCGACGAAGGGACGAAGCACGAACTTCCACAATTTGAGGCCAATCCCGACGATACGGTTGCCCTTCAGTACACTGGTGGCACCACCGGCGTCTCTAAGGGCGCCATGCTCACCAATAAGAACCTCGTTGCCAATGCCCTCCAGGCCAAAACCTGGCTCGCCTCCAAAATGGAAGAGGCAACGGACGGCCGGCTGCTCTGCCCCCTGCCCCTCTACCACATCTTCGCGCTCTCCGTCAATTGTTTCGGGCTCTTCACCCACGGGATTGCCAACGTGTTGATCACCAACCCGCGGGATATGTCCTCACTCGTCAAGGCCTTCAAGGATAACAAGATTGCCGGCCTCACCGGGGTTAATACCCTTTTCAACGGTATGCTCAATAACCCGGGCTTCCAGAAACTGGACTTCCGCCACCTCCAACTCGCCGTTGGGGGCGGGATGGCTGTGCAGCGCCCCGTCGCCGAAGCCTGGCAGAAACTGACGGGCGTCCCCCTCAGCGAAGGGTACGGCCTGACGGAGGCCAGCCCCTGCACCAACATGAACCCCCTCAACGAAAACCAACGGATTGGCACCATCGGCCTCCCCATGTCCAGCACCGACATGCGCATCTGGAATGAGGACGAAAACCGCGTCGCCACCTCCGAGGAACGGGGCGAGATCCAGGTCAAAGGCCCCCAGGTCATGAAGGGCTACTACAACCGCCCGGACGAAACCGCCAAGGTCATGCAGGACGGTTGGCTCAAGACCGGCGACATCGGCATGATGAGCGAAGACGGCTTCTTCCGCATCGTCGATCGTAAAAAGGACATGATCCTCGTCTCCGGCTTCAACGTCTTCCCCAACGAGGTGGAAGACGTCATGGCCGGCCACCCCAAGATCCTCGAGTGTGCCGCCGTCGGTATCCCCAGCGAAAAATCGGGCGAGGTCGTCAAGCTCTTCGTCGTCAAAAAGGACAAGTCCCTCACGGAAAAGGAGGTCACCGAATACGCCCGCGAGAACCTCACCGGCTACAAGGTGCCCAAGGCCATCGAATTCCGCGAAGACCTCCCCAAATCCAACGTCGGCAAGATCCTCCGCCGCATGCTCCGCGAGTAA